The Primulina tabacum isolate GXHZ01 chromosome 1, ASM2559414v2, whole genome shotgun sequence genome contains the following window.
CTCCAAGGAGTCTTTCGTCAACCTATCTGCACCAACATGAGATACACATGAATCAATGATATCAATACTATTACAATTACTTACCTCATTTGGTCCTCTGATTGAGTTGTAGATGTTGAACACAACTTCCTCTCCACCTACTCTCAGTATGAGCTTGCCCTTGTGCACATCAATCAAGGCTTTTCCGGTGGCCAAGAACGGCCTTCCAAAGATAAGTGGAGTCTCCTTGTCTTCCTTCATATCTAAAATGACAAAATCAgcaggaaatatgaatttgtctACCTTTACCAGCACATCCTCGATTATCCTTCGTCGATATGTAAGTGGTCTGTCTGCCAGCTGTAAAGTAATAGTGCTAGGCTTCACCTTGCCAAGCTCCAAGGTCCTGTAAATAGaaaaagttattaaattaatactgtcacctaaatcacataaagccTTATTTACTCTAAAACCACCAATAacacaaggaatagtaaaactccctggatttTTGAGTTTTTATGGTAGTTTTCTTTGGAGTATGGCACTGGACTCTTCGGTTAGCTTCACTgtctcaaattcttgaagtttcCTCTTCTTGGACATCACATCCTTGATGAATTTAGCGTAATTGGGCATTTGCTCAATTGCATCGTCAAATAAGATGTTAATGTGTATTTTCTTGAAGATTTCCAGGAACTTCGCAAACTGATCGTCTAACCCTTTCTTCTTGAACCTTTGTTGATATGGAAGATTCACCTTTGATAAAGGCTTATGTGCAAGCACTTTCTTGGGTTCCTCTACTTTCTCTTTTCCAACACTTACACCATTTCCATCATCTTCCTCAACAAGAATTTCTACATTCTCTTCAGCAGGCTCTGGGATTCCAATTTCCTTGCTACTCCTCAATTTGACAGCTTTTCATTGCTCCCTAGAATTCACCTCTGTATTGCTTGGGAACTGTCCTCTATTCTGATCTTTCAAAGCATTGGCTAATTGCCCAATCTGTGTTCCAAAGACTTCATCGTGGCACCCATATTCCCCATGTGGTCTCCATGCTATCAAGACAAGACTTAGTTCTAGCCATTTTTTTCCCAGACTCAGCCATAAAcgtcccaactagatcctcaaaAGATGGCTTTCCTTCACCCTTctgtgtattgaaccccggtggaggattcaacacgttCTTGTTGTTCGCATAAGAGAAATTCTCGTGATTCCTTAAacctggatgataagtattagggggagggttacctcgatatcctacATAGCCACGATTGTTGTTGATGAACTGAGCTTCCTCCAATACAGGCTCTTCTTCGGCAGTCACCAGTGCTACATCAGACGTAGATTGGTCTGCCTTGTTCATCGCTGTAATCTTTTTGGTCAATGCTGAGACCTGTGCAGTAAATGATGTGATCGGGTCTACGGCATACCCTCCAGCAGGTTTCTTTGGTCCAAATCTCTTACTaggccactgataactgttaatggtcatctgttcaagcaattcAAAAGCTTCATCAGGTGTTTTGGAGAAAATAGTACC
Protein-coding sequences here:
- the LOC142507641 gene encoding uncharacterized protein LOC142507641 gives rise to the protein MVQQNQFGGAATADPHLHLRNFLEITDKGSSKELAPISTSEKQREFEVLYEAWERYEELLRKCLNHGYADWVHIELFYNGLDGSTRRNVDAAAEGTIFSKTPDEAFELLEQMTINSYQWPSKRFGPKKPAGGYAVDPITSFTAQVSALTKKITAMNKADQSTSDVALVTAEEEPVLEEAQFINNNRGYVGYRGNPPPNTYHPGLRNHENFSYANNKNVLNPPPGFNTQKGEGKPSFEDLVGTFMAESGKKMARTNKEIGIPEPAEENVEILVEEDDGNGVSVGKEKVEEPKKVLAHKPLSKVNLPYQQRFKKKGLDDQFAKFLEIFKKIHINILFDDAIEQMPNYAKFIKDVMSKKRKLQEFETVKLTEETLELGKVKPSTITLQLADRPLTYRRRIIEDVLVKVDKFIFPADFVILDMKEDKETPLIFGRPFLATGKALIDVHKGKLILRVGGEEVVFNIYNSIRGPNEVDERLLGEILIGTNVYSG